From the genome of Epinephelus lanceolatus isolate andai-2023 chromosome 23, ASM4190304v1, whole genome shotgun sequence, one region includes:
- the gdi2 gene encoding rab GDP dissociation inhibitor beta: MNEEYDVIVLGTGLTECILSGIMSVKGKRVLHMDRNSYYGAESASITPLEDLYKRFSLPGKPPESMGKGRDWNVDLIPKFLMANGQLVRMLLITKVTQYLDFKVVEGSFVYKGNRIYKVPSTESEALQSSLMGIFEKRRFRNFLQYVACFDENDPKTLLGTDPQKTDMRSVFQKYNLGPDVMDFTGHSLALYRTDEYLDQPCLETINRIKLYSESLARYGKSPYLYPLYGLGELPQGFARLSAIYGGTYMLNKPIEEIVVENGKVVGVKSEGEMARCKQLICDPSYVMDRVTKVGQVIRVICILNHPIANTSDANSCQIIIPQKQVNRKHDIYVCMISFAHNVAAQGKYIAIISTTVETNDPEKEIKPALDLLQPIEQKFVSISDLYEPSDMGTDSQIFISKSYDATTHFETTCDDIKDIYKRMTGSEFDFNEMERKKQDTFGDVE; encoded by the exons GAATGCATCTTATCAGGCATCATGTCAGTGAAGGGGAAGAGGGTTCTGCACATGGACCGCAACTCCTACTACGGAGCTGAGAGTGCCTCCATCACGCCCCTTGAGGAT CTCTACAAGCGCTTCAGCCTTCCGGGCAAACCTCCTGAGTCAATGGGAAAAGGCCGGGACTGGAATGTGGACCTCATCCCTAAATTCCTTATGGCCAACG GTCAGCTGGTGCGCATGCTGCTGATCACAAAGGTGACTCAGTACCTGGATTTCAAAGTGGTGGAGGGCAGCTTTGTGTACAAGGGCAACAGAATCTATAAAGTCCCCTCTACTGAGTCTGAGGCTCTGCAATCTA gTCTCATGGGAATTTTCGAGAAACGACGCTTCAGAAACTTCCTTCAATACGTTGCCTGCTTTGATGAAAACGACCCCAAAACCTTGTTAGGCACCGACCCACAAAAGACGGATATGAGGTCCGTCTTCCAAAAGTACAACCTTGGCCCAGACGTCATGGACTTCACCGGCCACTCCCTCGCCCTCTACCGTACAGATGA ATACCTGGATCAACCTTGCCTTGAGACGATAAACAGAATCAAGCTTTACAGTGAGTCTCTGGCTAGATATGGCAAGAGCCCATACCTGTACCCACTGTATGGCCTGGGAGAACTGCCGCAAGGGTTTGCCAG GCTGAGTGCTATCTACGGTGGGACGTATATGCTGAACAAGCCCATAGAGGAGATCGTGGTGGAGAACGGGAAGGTGGTGGGAGTCAAGTCTGAGGGAGAG ATGGCCAGGTGCAAGCAGCTGATCTGCGACCCCAGCTACGTTATGGATCGTGTCACCAAAGTGGGTCAGGTGATTCGAGTCATCTGCATCTTGAATCACCCCATCGCCAACACTAGCGACGCCAACTCTTGCCAGATCATCATCCCCCAAAAGCAGGTCAACAGGAAACATG ACATCTACGTTTGTATGATCTCCTTCGCTCACAACGTGGCAGCACAAGGTAAATATATCGCCATCATCAGCACCACGGTGGAGACAAACGACCCAGAGAAGGAGATCAAGCCAGCTCTTGACCTGCTGCAGCCCATCGAGCAGAAGTTTGTCAGCATCAGTGACCTGTATGAACCCAGTGACATGGGCACTGACAGCCAG ATCTTCATCTCCAAATCATACGATGCTACAACTCACTTTGAGACCACCTGCGACGACATCAAGGACATCTACAAGAGGATGACGGGCTCAGAATTTGACTTTAATGAGATGGAGCGCAAGAAGCAGGACACCTTCGGTGACGTAGAGTAG
- the asb13a.1 gene encoding ankyrin repeat and SOCS box protein 13a.1 isoform X1, producing MEVTAARRSFLCDIGFWADRTALHEAASHGRTLQLKQLIESGASVNMVTVDNITPLHEACIKAHPNCARLLLEAGAQVDVRTIHGSTPLCHACASGSLECAKLLLEYGANVNPSLTALTASPLHEACIQGNVEVVRLMIASGAQLEANDVHFGPPLHIACAKGHMDCVKELLNAGAKVNSVRFHEIALHHAARVDMEDMVELLMEFGANAYASDNLGKKPVDYTAPGSTTYTCLMFYESNPLSLQQLCRITVRTMLGTRASEVIGHLDVSHRILNYLQYCDHPASLQSDA from the exons ATGGAGGTGACAGCAGCCCGCCGGTCGTTTCTGTGCGATATCG GTTTCTGGGCAGACCGGACTGCCCTGCATGAAGCAGCTTCCCACGGCAGGACCCTGCAGCTGAAACAGCTGATAGAAAGTGGAGCATCGGTCAACATGGTGACGGTGGACAACATCACTCCGCTCCATGAAGCCTGCATAAAGGCTCATCCCAACTGTGCCCGGCTGCTGCTGGAGGCTGGAGCCCAG GTGGATGTACGGACCATTCATGGGAGCACACCTTTGTGTCACGCGTGTGCCTCTGGCAGCCTGGAGTGTGCCAAGCTGCTTCTGGAGTACGGAGCCAATGTTAACCCTTCCCTCACTGCTCTCACGGCCTCGCCGCTCCACGAGGCCTGCATACAAG GTAATGTCGAAGTAGTGAGGTTGATGATAGCCAGCGGTGCCCAGCTGGAGGCTAATGATGTCCACTTTGGTCCACCACTCCACATCGCATGTGCCAAAGGACACATGGACTGTGTCAAGGAGCTGCTCAATGCAG GTGCCAAGGTGAACTCAGTTCGATTCCATGAGATAGCTCTGCACCACGCAGCACGAGTCGACATGGAGGACATGGTCGAGCTGTTGATGGAGTTTGGAGCCAACGCGTATGCCAGCGACAACCTGGGGAAAAAGCCTGTAGACTACACAGCACCTGGGTCTACCACCTACACCTGCCTCATGTTTTATGAAA GTAATCCTCTGAGCCTGCAGCAGCTTTGTAGAATCACTGTGAGGACGATGCTCGGTACCAGAGCCTCAGAGGTCATAGGTCACCTGGACGTATCCCACCGCATCCTCAACTACCTGCAGTACTGTGATCATCCTGCATCACTACAGAGTGACGCATGA
- the asb13a.1 gene encoding ankyrin repeat and SOCS box protein 13a.1 isoform X2 — MEVTAARRSFLCDIGFWADRTALHEAASHGRTLQLKQLIESGASVNMVTVDNITPLHEACIKAHPNCARLLLEAGAQVDVRTIHGSTPLCHACASGSLECAKLLLEYGANVNPSLTALTASPLHEACIQGAKVNSVRFHEIALHHAARVDMEDMVELLMEFGANAYASDNLGKKPVDYTAPGSTTYTCLMFYESNPLSLQQLCRITVRTMLGTRASEVIGHLDVSHRILNYLQYCDHPASLQSDA, encoded by the exons ATGGAGGTGACAGCAGCCCGCCGGTCGTTTCTGTGCGATATCG GTTTCTGGGCAGACCGGACTGCCCTGCATGAAGCAGCTTCCCACGGCAGGACCCTGCAGCTGAAACAGCTGATAGAAAGTGGAGCATCGGTCAACATGGTGACGGTGGACAACATCACTCCGCTCCATGAAGCCTGCATAAAGGCTCATCCCAACTGTGCCCGGCTGCTGCTGGAGGCTGGAGCCCAG GTGGATGTACGGACCATTCATGGGAGCACACCTTTGTGTCACGCGTGTGCCTCTGGCAGCCTGGAGTGTGCCAAGCTGCTTCTGGAGTACGGAGCCAATGTTAACCCTTCCCTCACTGCTCTCACGGCCTCGCCGCTCCACGAGGCCTGCATACAAG GTGCCAAGGTGAACTCAGTTCGATTCCATGAGATAGCTCTGCACCACGCAGCACGAGTCGACATGGAGGACATGGTCGAGCTGTTGATGGAGTTTGGAGCCAACGCGTATGCCAGCGACAACCTGGGGAAAAAGCCTGTAGACTACACAGCACCTGGGTCTACCACCTACACCTGCCTCATGTTTTATGAAA GTAATCCTCTGAGCCTGCAGCAGCTTTGTAGAATCACTGTGAGGACGATGCTCGGTACCAGAGCCTCAGAGGTCATAGGTCACCTGGACGTATCCCACCGCATCCTCAACTACCTGCAGTACTGTGATCATCCTGCATCACTACAGAGTGACGCATGA
- the LOC117249552 gene encoding ankyrin repeat and SOCS box protein 13-like encodes MMEIENSYPYFFGDIGCWSERTEVHKAACQGEITQLKHLIQSGASVNVVAVDSITPLHEACLRGQTQCVRLLLEAGAQVDARNVDGSTPLCDACSAGSLECVRLLLDHGAKANPALTSRTASPLHEACMGGNSDCVKLLIATGACLEAYDLYYGTPLHVACANENIECVKELLNAGAKVNAARLHEIPLHHAAKNKRVEIVELLLEFGANVYARDQHNRKPIDYTTPGSPTATCLQLYETTPMTLQQLCRLAVRKKLGTRAVKAISQLDVPKLIISYLCYQ; translated from the exons atgatgGAAATTGAGAATTCATATCCATATTTCTTTGGAGATATTG GCTGCTGGTCAGAGAGAACCGAGGTGCACAAGGCAGCGTGCCAAGGTGAGATCACCCAGCTGAAGCACCTCATCCAAAGTGGAGCTTCGGTCAATGTCGTGGCAGTGGACTCCATCACACCGCTACACGAGGCGTGCCTCCGCGGACAGACCCAGTGTGTCCGGCTGCTGCTGGAAGCTGGAGCTCAG GTGGATGCAAGGAATGTTGACGGCAGCACCCCGCTGTGTGATGCCTGTTCAGCTGGTAGTTTGGAGTGTGTCAGACTCTTGCTGGATCATGGCGCCAAGGCCAACCCTGCCCTCACCTCCCGCACGGCATCACCCCTCCACGAGGCCTGCATGGGAG GAAACTCAGACTGTGTGAAGCTCCTTATTGCCACAGGCGCTTGTCTGGAGGCATACGACCTTTACTACGGGACCCCGCTGCATGTGGCCTGtgctaatgaaaacatagaaTGTGTGAAAGAGCTGCTCAATGCAG GTGCTAAAGTGAATGCTGCCAGGCTACATGAGATTCCACTACATCATGCTGCTAAAAACAAGCGAGTTGAGATAGTGGAGTTATTGTTGGAGTTCGGGGCCAATGTCTATGCCAGAGATCAGCACAACAGGAAGCCCATCGATTACACCACGCCAGGCTCTCCCACTGCAACCTGCCTGCAGCTTTATGAGA CCACCCCCATgactctgcagcagctctgcaggtTGGCAGTGAGGAAGAAGCTGGGCACCAGAGCTGTAAAGGCCATAAGTCAACTAGACGTACCTAAACTCATTATCAGCTACCTCTGCTATCAGTGA